The Bacteroidota bacterium genomic sequence GTTCTACGCCGAATATATAGTGAGTGGCATAGCTGCTGCGAAGCTGTTGGTTAAATGGATCCAGGGCAATCTGATACGATGCCGGTGTTTGATAATATTTACCGTAGGCAGTATTGAGAGTTATTTTATCTGTTAGATGATAAGATGCCGATATACGCGGACTCAATGTCCCTTCTTTTGTGAATGTGAAATAATCGTATCGGGCACCGGCAGACAAAGATAATCGCACCCATGGACTCCACGTGCCTTGCAAAAATACAGATGGTTTATTGCTAATATCAGGAAGAAAAGAAATGGATGATGCCGGAATAATTTGTCCAAGCCGGGTTGTGTCGGCTGGTTTCCAGGTCGTATGCTTCGACTCGAGAAAACGAACCTGAGCGCCGCCTTTAATATTAAGGTTAGGATTTAATTGATAAGTGATTTCATTTTTTAAAGTATAACTGTTCTCAAGAATATCTTCGCCGATTAAATCTCTTTCTGTCTCGGTACCACGAAGAGTATTCCAGCCGTTACCCGAAAAAGACAAAGTAGTTAAACTGTATGCCTTCGGTGATATAAGATAACGCCAATTAACTCCGAACGCAGTTCCATAGTCATCGCGCGTTAAATAATTATACTTACCGGTATCGGTAGAGCTTTTCATCCTGACCGTCCCTTCGCGCTCGATCTGGTCGAGATAATAAAAACCGACAAGACTCAATCGGTTATTAGCATCCAAATCGTATGTAAATTTTCCGACCGCATCATAATAACTCGGAGCCGCGGGTCGATTGAACACTGATGTCAACAAATCAAACAATCCTCGCCGCGCCGAAAAAACCATTGTCCCGTTATCCATCACCGGTCCATCCACCATCACTCCGAAGCCGGCAACATTTGCATTAACATCTATATTGTGTAATTCCTTATTACCATCGACCATAGTCATATCGAACACTGACGACATTTTATCACCATACTTAGCCGGGAAGCCGCCAGTCATGAAGTTAACTTCTTTCAGTAACGAAGGGTTGATGATGCTGATGATTCCCATCGATTCACCTGTTCGCGCGAAATGTATCGGATTATATATATCAATATTGTCGAGCAACGTTAAATTTTCATCCGGACTTCCACCTCGAACAATCAACTGGGCGCTTTTGCCTCCTGCTGTTGCAACGCCAGGCAGCGATTGCATTACACGGAATATATCTTCTGCCGAGCCGGGAGAACGTCGAATCTCTTGTGACGATAGCGTTCGATAGCTCACAGTGCTTTCCGTAGGTTTCTGAAAATATCCTCCGGTTACCACTACCTCGCCAACTTCAACCTGACTCGGTGTAAGCTCAACATTAATGTGAGTGTTCCGATTTAATATAACTTGAACATCATCATTGATGAAATTGTTGTAACCGATATATGATACCTTTAATTGATAAACACCGATAGGAATATTTTTAATAACAAAGTATCCCTTATCGTTTGTTGAGGCACCTAAGTTAGTTCCCACAACCGCAACATTTGCTGCCGGTAGTGGTTGTTTCGTTACCGCGTCACGCACTTCACCGGAAATACTTCCGGATTTCTCTTCCGAGTATGCGCTGTGAACACTCGTAACAATTATAATGAGAGATAAAATATGAATTAAGTTTTGTTGAAATATTTTTTGCATGGAAATTATCCGATCCGATATTAAATGTAATTTATGTTTTTGTTAGATGATTTTAAATGTGAAAAGATTCAAACAGCTTTAATACTGGTTCAATAAACGTGCCAGCATATCATTTGTGCTTCCTGCTAAACAATGATGATATTGCAGAATCGCAGCGCGATTTATCGACGATTCTGCCGAAGATGTTCGACAATATTGTCGACAACAAATAATTGCCAAAAGATAAATCAACATATCCGATTTGTATTCGAGGATTTTAAGATTGGCACACCGCCTGTAATGAGTATGAACAGAAGAATTGATTAAATAAGGTGAGACTTTACAAACCGAGACAGAATTCGGAGAAAGAACAAGTTTCATGACAAAAATAAGAAGAAGATTTACAAAGGAATTTAAATTAAATGTAGATACGTAAATATGATATTCACTAAAATCTGGTGTACAAATGGACCCACGAATATCGGTTAAATCCATCTGGAGCGTTTCGTACTGCTGTATATGGTGGGCGCCCTAACAGTGATGTACAACGCATCACGGAATTAGAGCAAATGGTAGGTCGGTTGACAATGGAGAATGAGTTTTTAAAAAAACCCTTGAGACATACCGAAACAATTCTGACCAACAACAAGCCCCAAAATGGGATACAATAATGTTTTCGGTTATGAAAAATGAATTACCTCAATTATCGGTTCAACGAAAGTGCGAGATTGCCGGTATTGCCCGCAGCAGTTATTATCGCAGCTTGAAGTCATGTCATTTTGATAATCAAGATGAGATAAAACTACGTAGCCAGATTCAAGTCATTTGTCTTACTATGCCAAGGTACGGCTAACGTCGTGTTACGGCGGAACTGCATCGCAGAAACTATTTTGTGAACCATAAATGCGTTTTACGCTTAAGGGAGAGGATAATCTGCTCTGTTTGAGGAAGAAGCGTTGGATACGA encodes the following:
- a CDS encoding TonB-dependent receptor produces the protein MQKIFQQNLIHILSLIIIVTSVHSAYSEEKSGSISGEVRDAVTKQPLPAANVAVVGTNLGASTNDKGYFVIKNIPIGVYQLKVSYIGYNNFINDDVQVILNRNTHINVELTPSQVEVGEVVVTGGYFQKPTESTVSYRTLSSQEIRRSPGSAEDIFRVMQSLPGVATAGGKSAQLIVRGGSPDENLTLLDNIDIYNPIHFARTGESMGIISIINPSLLKEVNFMTGGFPAKYGDKMSSVFDMTMVDGNKELHNIDVNANVAGFGVMVDGPVMDNGTMVFSARRGLFDLLTSVFNRPAAPSYYDAVGKFTYDLDANNRLSLVGFYYLDQIEREGTVRMKSSTDTGKYNYLTRDDYGTAFGVNWRYLISPKAYSLTTLSFSGNGWNTLRGTETERDLIGEDILENSYTLKNEITYQLNPNLNIKGGAQVRFLESKHTTWKPADTTRLGQIIPASSISFLPDISNKPSVFLQGTWSPWVRLSLSAGARYDYFTFTKEGTLSPRISASYHLTDKITLNTAYGKYYQTPASYQIALDPFNQQLRSSYATHYIFGVEQLLRDDIRATVEVYHKDLSNVIVGNDTTDLLYNTGSGYARGIEFSLQKKFTDGFVGTASYTYSESKRQDANGLAEYYFEFDRPHILNLIAGIELGEGWQLGAKFQYASGNPFTPVAGVTDKNGIYYVVDGEYNSARLPAYHKLDVRLDKKFVFNAWTLTAYLDLWNVYNQENILSYSYKVDSYGTITETTRLDFGITPIIGLTAQF